From Streptomyces sp. TLI_105, the proteins below share one genomic window:
- a CDS encoding UL36 very large tegument protein → MTVYQLPAEVAAFTRWLTELTGRARPEGGWYGVFAARDPEGLRACLDGSDILPWDVVESLLQDVGEAPDGPFAARGRILYAAAADAHDGRPGGAEALAERRDLMETERRYAETRSRELAERLRGTPDPTEAARLEHDLAWTRDDRARAAARVRELTARLARWGSGTPAVAVAPPAGAAGPMSAAPARAAGPPPAAERPVKAKRRPRGARYAWLEEGAEVVEQEPVPLPALPAGGAAPRGARFGGAPDTAPVAEAPAADPAEADRAAANAVYALRRLRAQGRSGEAHVLLCEALAGPPARLPALAAGLHRAGLGADWSTLLWEAASLPPARLAAVAGVLADAGRAADCEQLLRQGVARPADELAGACAALRAEGHHREAHALLTAFVRARTPEDAARLAGADPHDLVPQLLAAAREVSPSRERDLLHALRVAGLAGV, encoded by the coding sequence ATGACGGTGTATCAACTACCGGCGGAAGTGGCCGCGTTCACGCGCTGGCTGACCGAGCTCACGGGCCGCGCCCGGCCGGAGGGCGGCTGGTACGGGGTCTTCGCCGCGCGCGACCCGGAAGGCCTGCGCGCCTGCCTCGACGGGTCCGACATCCTGCCCTGGGACGTCGTCGAATCCCTCCTCCAGGACGTCGGCGAAGCCCCCGACGGGCCGTTCGCCGCCCGGGGCCGGATCCTGTACGCGGCGGCCGCGGACGCCCACGACGGCCGCCCCGGCGGAGCGGAGGCGCTCGCGGAACGCCGGGACCTCATGGAGACCGAACGCCGGTACGCCGAGACCCGGAGCAGGGAGCTCGCCGAGCGACTGCGCGGCACCCCGGACCCGACCGAGGCCGCCCGCCTGGAGCACGACCTCGCCTGGACGCGGGACGACCGGGCGAGGGCGGCGGCCCGGGTGAGGGAACTGACGGCGCGTCTTGCCCGGTGGGGGTCGGGGACGCCGGCCGTGGCCGTGGCGCCACCGGCGGGGGCCGCGGGTCCGATGTCGGCCGCGCCGGCTCGCGCCGCCGGCCCGCCGCCGGCCGCCGAGCGGCCCGTCAAGGCCAAGCGACGCCCTCGGGGCGCCCGGTACGCCTGGCTGGAGGAGGGGGCCGAGGTGGTGGAGCAGGAACCGGTGCCGCTGCCCGCGCTCCCGGCCGGGGGAGCGGCGCCCCGAGGGGCCCGCTTCGGGGGCGCCCCCGACACCGCCCCCGTGGCCGAGGCCCCCGCCGCGGACCCCGCCGAGGCCGACCGCGCCGCGGCCAACGCGGTCTACGCCCTCCGGCGCCTCCGTGCGCAGGGCCGCAGCGGCGAGGCGCACGTCCTGCTCTGCGAAGCGCTCGCCGGACCGCCGGCCCGGCTGCCCGCCCTCGCGGCGGGGCTGCACCGGGCCGGGCTCGGTGCCGACTGGTCCACCCTGCTCTGGGAGGCGGCCTCGCTGCCGCCCGCCCGGCTCGCCGCCGTCGCGGGCGTGCTCGCCGACGCGGGGCGGGCGGCCGACTGCGAGCAGCTGCTGCGGCAGGGCGTGGCCCGCCCGGCCGACGAGCTCGCGGGCGCGTGCGCCGCGCTGCGCGCCGAGGGCCACCACCGCGAGGCGCACGCCCTGCTCACCGCGTTCGTCCGGGCCCGCACCCCCGAGGACGCCGCCCGTCTCGCGGGCGCGGACCCGCACGACCTGGTCCCCCAACTCCTGGCCGCGGCCCGCGAGGTGTCCCCGTCGCGCGAACGCGACCTCCTCCACGCCCTGAGGGTGGCGGGCCTGGCCGGGGTGTGA
- a CDS encoding PPOX class F420-dependent oxidoreductase, which yields MMPEELRRGRYVSLTTFRKNGTGVATPVWYATEGSELYVWTRSDSWKVKRLRGDPRVEVAVCDLRGNIADGAERFAGTGRLVEGEELRRIRRLLSRKYTWQYWLTDVPAMIVRLGKRPHTGIVVTF from the coding sequence ATGATGCCCGAAGAGCTGCGGCGCGGCCGCTACGTCAGTCTGACCACCTTCCGGAAGAACGGCACGGGGGTCGCGACGCCCGTCTGGTACGCGACGGAGGGCTCCGAGCTGTACGTGTGGACCCGCTCCGACTCCTGGAAGGTCAAGCGCCTGCGGGGCGACCCCCGGGTCGAGGTCGCCGTCTGCGACCTGCGCGGCAACATCGCCGACGGCGCCGAGCGGTTCGCCGGCACGGGACGCCTCGTGGAGGGGGAGGAGCTGCGCCGGATCCGACGCCTGCTCTCGCGCAAGTACACCTGGCAGTACTGGCTGACCGACGTGCCGGCCATGATCGTCCGGCTCGGCAAGCGCCCGCACACCGGGATCGTCGTGACGTTCTGA
- a CDS encoding helix-turn-helix domain-containing protein translates to MIEKSFPEPLSPSLFHDPGCGVPAQPIRVGGGKWTAMVLRCLEDGTPRRFSELRVPLHWITPKVLTETLRAMERDGFLARTVHDENPPRVEYALTDLGRSLLTPLDAACAWARTHAPEVTEARAAYEQAGSMA, encoded by the coding sequence ATGATCGAGAAGTCCTTCCCGGAGCCGCTGAGCCCCTCCCTCTTCCACGATCCCGGCTGCGGAGTCCCCGCCCAGCCCATCCGCGTCGGCGGCGGCAAGTGGACCGCGATGGTGCTGCGCTGCCTGGAGGACGGCACGCCCCGCCGCTTCTCCGAACTCCGCGTACCGCTGCACTGGATCACCCCCAAGGTGCTCACCGAGACCCTGCGCGCCATGGAGCGCGACGGCTTCCTCGCCCGCACCGTCCACGACGAGAACCCGCCCCGCGTCGAGTACGCCCTCACCGACCTCGGCCGGTCCCTCCTCACTCCGCTCGACGCGGCATGCGCCTGGGCGCGCACCCACGCCCCCGAGGTCACCGAGGCCCGCGCCGCGTACGAGCAGGCGGGCTCCATGGCCTAG
- a CDS encoding NAD(P)-dependent oxidoreductase, translating into MNNDTSNDNGKNIIVFGAGGRVGRAAVAEAVARGHRVTAVVRDPAAYGDLEGAGVTLVRGDATDAASVAALAAGHDAAVNAAVRLDVPSVDFFTAAAKAMVAGLTEAGVGRLITLGIATTLETAPGVRLMDAPDFPEQYRTFSQGHVAEFELLTAEAGPGLDWLMVVPGLDLNAEAERTGGYRTAVGTALEGPGRIAHADLALALLDEIERPRHSRVQLAVSV; encoded by the coding sequence ATGAACAACGACACCAGCAACGACAACGGCAAGAACATCATCGTCTTCGGGGCCGGCGGCCGCGTCGGCCGGGCGGCCGTGGCGGAGGCGGTGGCACGGGGCCACCGGGTGACGGCCGTGGTCCGCGACCCGGCCGCGTACGGCGACCTGGAGGGCGCGGGCGTCACGCTCGTACGGGGTGACGCGACGGACGCGGCCTCGGTGGCGGCGCTCGCGGCGGGCCACGACGCGGCGGTGAACGCGGCGGTCCGGCTGGACGTGCCCTCGGTGGACTTCTTCACGGCCGCGGCGAAGGCGATGGTCGCCGGGCTCACCGAGGCGGGGGTCGGGCGGCTGATCACCCTGGGGATCGCGACCACCCTGGAGACGGCTCCCGGCGTGCGGCTGATGGACGCGCCCGATTTCCCGGAGCAGTATCGGACGTTCTCCCAGGGGCACGTGGCCGAGTTCGAGCTGCTCACGGCGGAGGCCGGGCCCGGGCTCGACTGGCTGATGGTGGTCCCGGGGCTGGACCTGAACGCGGAGGCGGAGCGGACGGGCGGCTACAGAACGGCGGTGGGCACAGCACTCGAGGGCCCGGGCCGCATCGCCCACGCCGATCTGGCGCTCGCCCTCCTGGACGAGATCGAGCGCCCGCGCCACAGCCGCGTGCAGCTGGCGGTCTCGGTCTGA
- a CDS encoding helix-turn-helix domain-containing protein has product MVRTPLTPEERERGERLGLLLREARGERSMVEIAAAAGLSAETLRKIETGRAPTPAFFTVAALAGVLGLSMDELVVHCTPAPV; this is encoded by the coding sequence ATGGTGCGCACACCCCTGACCCCCGAAGAGCGCGAGCGTGGCGAGCGCCTGGGCCTGCTCCTGCGCGAGGCGCGCGGCGAGCGGTCCATGGTCGAGATCGCCGCGGCCGCCGGTCTCTCCGCCGAGACCCTCCGCAAGATCGAGACCGGCCGGGCCCCGACCCCGGCCTTCTTCACCGTCGCGGCGCTGGCCGGGGTCCTCGGCCTCTCCATGGACGAGCTCGTGGTGCACTGCACCCCGGCCCCCGTCTGA
- the map gene encoding type I methionyl aminopeptidase, with product MVEIKTNESLAAMRETGRVVARALAAAREKAAPGVPLTELDRAARAVLTEAGAGSPFLDYHPEWAPVPFPAVVCVSVNDAVVHGIPDGTRLAPGDLVSLDCGATLGGWAGDSAVSFTVGPARPEDTRLIAAAEEALEAGIAAAVVGNRIGDIAHAIGRVCRDAGYGIPDGFGGHGIGRAMHEDPGVPNEGRPGRGMKLRHGMVLAIEPMLIGGGTDEHYTARDGWTIRTSDGSRASHAEHTVAITDDGPRVLTAL from the coding sequence ATGGTGGAGATCAAGACGAACGAATCCCTGGCGGCCATGCGCGAGACGGGGCGGGTGGTGGCGCGTGCCCTGGCGGCCGCACGGGAGAAGGCGGCGCCCGGCGTCCCGCTCACCGAGCTCGACCGGGCCGCGCGCGCCGTACTCACCGAGGCGGGCGCCGGATCGCCCTTCCTCGACTACCACCCGGAGTGGGCTCCGGTGCCGTTCCCGGCGGTCGTATGCGTCTCCGTGAACGACGCCGTCGTGCACGGCATCCCGGACGGGACCCGGCTGGCCCCGGGCGACCTCGTCTCCCTGGACTGCGGGGCGACGCTCGGCGGCTGGGCCGGCGACTCGGCCGTCAGCTTCACGGTCGGCCCCGCCCGGCCGGAGGACACCCGGCTGATCGCCGCGGCGGAGGAGGCCCTGGAGGCCGGCATCGCGGCGGCCGTCGTCGGCAACCGCATCGGCGACATCGCCCACGCGATCGGCCGGGTCTGCCGGGACGCGGGCTACGGCATCCCGGACGGCTTCGGCGGCCACGGCATCGGCCGTGCCATGCACGAGGACCCGGGCGTCCCCAACGAGGGACGCCCGGGCCGGGGCATGAAGCTGCGCCACGGGATGGTGCTCGCGATCGAGCCGATGCTCATCGGCGGCGGCACGGACGAGCACTACACGGCGCGGGACGGCTGGACGATCCGTACGTCCGACGGCTCGCGCGCGTCCCACGCCGAGCACACGGTGGCGATCACGGACGACGGCCCGCGCGTCCTGACGGCGCTGTAG
- the ggt gene encoding gamma-glutamyltransferase, with the protein MRRSTAGKVSLLAVAVTVLSMGAAAPPKAPPVVDPPVKEPVAVGYGGAVASVDADASAAGIEVLRKGGNAVDAAVAVAAALGVTEPYSAGIGGGGYFVYYDAKSRTVRTVDGRETAPRTAGPDLFTENGKPIPFEEGQTSGLGVGTPGTPATWKTALDAWGTKRLGTLLEPAERLAREGFTVDPTFRAQTAANEARFRDFPATSALFLPGGQLPVVGSVFKNPDLARTYEKLGREGVGALYRGPLARDIVNTVRTPPLREGATRTVRAGDLTEADLAGYRTESRRPTKVSYRGLDVYGMAPSSSGGTSVGEALNILEGTDLSTASPARYLHRYIEASRIAFADRGRWVGDPAFESVPTRGLLSQRFADSRACLIRDDAALTSPLAPGDPGSPVPCASGGTAAPTTYEGENTTHLTVADKWGNVVAYTLTIESTGGSGITVPGRGFLLNNELTDFSFAPANPAVHDPNLPGPGKRPRSSISPTIVLDRQDRPVLALGSPGGATIITTVLQTLTGVLDRGLPLVDAIAAPRASQRNQATTELEPALWNSPLRKELEGIGHGFRQNPEIGAATGVQRLPDGRWVAAAETVRRGGGSAMVVRPAS; encoded by the coding sequence ATGCGTCGCTCCACCGCTGGCAAGGTCTCTCTTCTCGCCGTCGCGGTGACGGTGCTCTCGATGGGCGCCGCCGCGCCACCGAAGGCCCCGCCCGTCGTGGACCCACCCGTCAAGGAACCCGTCGCCGTCGGGTACGGCGGCGCCGTCGCCAGTGTCGACGCCGACGCCTCGGCCGCCGGCATCGAGGTGCTCCGCAAGGGCGGCAACGCGGTCGACGCCGCCGTCGCCGTCGCGGCCGCCCTCGGGGTCACGGAGCCCTACTCGGCGGGCATCGGGGGCGGCGGCTACTTCGTGTACTACGACGCGAAGAGCCGTACGGTACGGACCGTCGACGGGCGCGAGACCGCCCCCCGGACCGCCGGACCCGACCTCTTCACGGAGAACGGCAAACCCATCCCCTTCGAGGAGGGCCAGACCAGCGGCCTCGGCGTCGGCACCCCCGGCACCCCCGCCACCTGGAAGACCGCCCTCGACGCCTGGGGCACCAAGCGGCTCGGCACCCTGCTCGAACCCGCCGAGCGGCTCGCCCGCGAGGGCTTCACCGTCGACCCCACCTTCCGCGCCCAGACCGCGGCCAACGAGGCCCGGTTCCGCGACTTCCCGGCCACCTCCGCGCTCTTCCTGCCCGGCGGGCAACTGCCCGTGGTCGGCTCCGTCTTCAAGAACCCCGACCTGGCCCGTACGTACGAGAAGCTCGGCCGCGAAGGCGTCGGCGCCCTCTACCGGGGGCCGCTCGCCCGGGACATCGTGAACACCGTCCGCACGCCCCCGCTCCGCGAGGGCGCCACCCGGACCGTCCGTGCCGGCGACCTGACGGAGGCCGACCTCGCCGGGTACCGCACCGAGTCCCGCCGGCCCACGAAGGTCTCGTACCGAGGGCTCGACGTCTACGGCATGGCCCCGTCCTCCTCCGGCGGCACGAGCGTCGGCGAGGCGCTCAACATCCTGGAGGGCACCGACCTCTCGACGGCCTCCCCGGCCCGCTACCTGCACCGCTACATCGAGGCCAGCCGCATCGCCTTCGCCGACCGGGGCCGCTGGGTCGGCGACCCGGCCTTCGAGTCCGTGCCGACGCGCGGCCTGCTCTCCCAGCGGTTCGCCGACTCCCGGGCCTGCCTGATCCGCGACGACGCCGCCCTCACCAGCCCGCTCGCCCCCGGCGACCCGGGCAGCCCGGTGCCGTGCGCGAGCGGCGGGACCGCCGCCCCGACCACGTACGAGGGCGAGAACACCACCCATCTGACGGTGGCGGACAAGTGGGGCAACGTCGTCGCCTACACGCTCACCATCGAGTCCACCGGCGGCAGCGGCATCACCGTGCCCGGCCGGGGCTTCCTGCTCAACAACGAGCTGACCGACTTCTCCTTCGCCCCGGCGAACCCGGCCGTCCACGACCCGAACCTGCCCGGCCCCGGCAAGCGGCCGCGCTCCTCGATCTCTCCGACCATCGTCCTCGACCGGCAGGACCGGCCCGTCCTCGCGCTCGGCTCCCCGGGCGGCGCGACCATCATCACCACGGTGCTCCAGACGCTGACGGGCGTCCTCGACCGGGGGCTTCCGCTCGTCGACGCGATCGCCGCGCCGCGCGCCAGCCAGCGCAACCAGGCCACCACCGAGCTCGAACCGGCCCTGTGGAACAGCCCGTTGAGGAAGGAACTGGAGGGCATCGGGCACGGCTTCCGGCAGAACCCGGAGATCGGCGCGGCGACCGGCGTCCAGCGCCTCCCGGACGGCCGCTGGGTGGCCGCCGCGGAGACGGTCCGCAGGGGCGGTGGCTCGGCGATGGTCGTACGGCCGGCGTCCTGA
- a CDS encoding cytochrome P450: MGNTDDTPDVFDPRIYAAGIPRDRFRVLRDRAPVSRQEEPEILGWPAGSGFWAVTRHADVVRVLKDSGTYSSHLGATQIRDPDPADLPFIRRMMLNQDPPQHGRLRRLVSRAFTPGRIERFAVTARERARELLGAAFATGDEVDLVRAVTDDYALLNLTDLLGIPASDRGLLHAWTERVIAYQDPDEPPVLDAEGRPVNPRSPAMLAEMFGYAQELAAYKRAHPADDVMSVLSASELADAELEMFFFLLTVAGNDTVRSAAPGGILALAEHPDEQRRLWSGEVSMDTAVDELLRVHPPVLSFRRTAARDTELAGQKIREGDKVVVFHASANDDERVFADPHRLDLGRTPNPHVSFGDGPHVCLGAHFARLQLRVFHEEVRAACGGLALAGPPRRLVSNFVNGIKSLPVRPLEPSAPRP; encoded by the coding sequence GTGGGGAACACGGACGACACGCCCGACGTCTTCGACCCGCGGATCTACGCCGCAGGCATCCCGCGCGACCGCTTCCGCGTCCTGCGCGACCGGGCCCCCGTCTCCCGCCAGGAGGAGCCGGAGATCCTCGGCTGGCCCGCCGGATCCGGGTTCTGGGCCGTCACCCGGCACGCCGACGTCGTCCGGGTGCTCAAGGACTCGGGGACGTACTCCTCGCACCTCGGCGCCACCCAGATCCGCGATCCCGACCCCGCGGACCTGCCCTTCATCCGGCGCATGATGCTCAATCAGGATCCGCCGCAACACGGCCGGTTGAGGCGACTGGTCAGCCGGGCCTTCACCCCCGGGCGGATCGAGCGCTTCGCCGTGACCGCCCGCGAGCGGGCCCGCGAGCTGCTCGGCGCCGCGTTCGCGACCGGCGACGAGGTGGACCTCGTCCGGGCCGTCACCGACGACTACGCGCTGCTCAACCTCACCGACCTGCTCGGGATCCCCGCGAGCGACCGGGGGCTGCTGCACGCCTGGACCGAGCGGGTCATCGCCTACCAGGACCCCGATGAGCCGCCCGTCCTCGACGCGGAGGGGCGGCCGGTCAACCCCCGCTCGCCCGCCATGCTCGCCGAGATGTTCGGCTACGCCCAGGAGCTCGCCGCGTACAAGCGCGCACACCCGGCCGACGACGTCATGAGCGTGCTCTCGGCCTCCGAACTCGCCGACGCCGAACTGGAGATGTTCTTCTTCCTGCTGACCGTCGCCGGGAACGACACCGTCCGCAGCGCGGCCCCCGGCGGCATCCTCGCCCTCGCCGAACACCCCGACGAACAGCGGAGGTTGTGGAGCGGCGAGGTCTCCATGGACACGGCCGTGGACGAACTCCTCCGCGTGCACCCGCCCGTGCTCTCCTTCCGGCGCACCGCCGCCCGCGACACCGAACTCGCCGGGCAGAAGATCCGGGAGGGCGACAAGGTCGTCGTCTTCCACGCCTCCGCCAATGACGACGAGCGCGTCTTCGCCGACCCGCACCGCCTCGACCTCGGCCGGACCCCGAACCCGCACGTCTCCTTCGGCGACGGCCCGCACGTCTGCCTCGGCGCCCACTTCGCCCGGCTCCAGCTCCGGGTGTTCCACGAGGAGGTGCGCGCGGCCTGCGGCGGCCTCGCCCTCGCGGGGCCGCCCCGGCGCCTCGTCTCCAACTTCGTCAACGGGATCAAGTCGCTGCCGGTTCGGCCGCTGGAGCCCTCCGCGCCGCGCCCGTGA